From the Anguilla anguilla isolate fAngAng1 chromosome 6, fAngAng1.pri, whole genome shotgun sequence genome, one window contains:
- the chgb gene encoding secretogranin-1: protein MKLAFLVALAVSFVGDNLSLPTGAESKREDSVTRCIVQVLSKALSKPNATPVDPECRDVIKSGVKHEAAAKKSDDEEVVQNKEEEEEVKGREEEPSLRDLNKEDAENIKELLKAMEEKRQDLEDKRHHGDGTEDEEEQEEEDDVSKRSHHGTSDHSPREEPDADEEKEKRIWKPTHRYHHKKHRRNGEPSEEESEEVSSEEKRSESEEEAEDREKRIWKPTHRYHHKKHRRSGGSDEQSEELASKEKRSEYSEESEEREKRIWKPTHRYHHKKHRRSGEPSEEESEEITSEEKRSESSEESEEREKRIWKPTHRYHHKKHRHTRGQSDEELEELSSKEKRSEFSEESEERDKRIWKPTHRYHHKKHRRSGESWEEEKRSQSDEGEEDERVRLGHAENKRHHPAEIFEEVLKRHGMEEDEEEGPEQRHRPSKKRHEEEEEEEKRHLDKEDEPRRNEDDEEEEAEKEAAMRYLLAKKRSEEEGHLLSEEEEEAMEKRSPWEYRGYYHPAWWKRAALGGGALRGGAPEAEEEERRSWWSERPAHRPPEKRPYSASQMDQLAKLLNYKKAELAGLSEPQEEKRTLHQRPLTPEEEKELENLAAMDVELQKIAEKIHETQKD, encoded by the exons ATGAAACTTGCGTTTCTTGTTGCTTTGGCGGTATCTTTCGTCGGAG ATAATCTGTCCCTTCCCACTGGAGCAGAATCGAAGAGGGAGGACTCG gtgaCGCGCTGCATCGTCCAGGTGCTGTCCAAGGCACTTTCCAAACCAAACGCGACGCCTGTGGATCCAGAATGCAGAGACGTCATAAAATCAG GCGTGAAACACGAAGCCGCGGCGAAGAAGAGCGATGATGAAGAGGTGGTCCAgaacaaggaggaggaggaggaggtcaaaggtcgtGAAGAGGAGCCCAGCCTCAGAGACCTGAACAAAGAGGATGCCGAGAACATCAAGGAGCTCCTGAAGGCGATGGAGGAGAAGCGCCAAGATCTGGAGGACAAACGTCACCATGGAGACGGcactgaggatgaggaggagcaggaagaaGAGGACGACGTCTCCAAGCGAAGTCACCACGGCACGTCAGACCACAGCCCCAGGGAGGAGCCAGACGCCGACGAGGAGAAAGAGAAGCGCATCTGGAAACCCACTCACAGGTACCACCACAAAAAGCATCGCCGCAACGGAGAGCCATCGGAGGAAGAGTCTGAGGAGGTGAGCTCCGAGGAGAAGCGGTCGGAGTCTGAGGAGGAGGCCGAGGACAGAGAGAAGCGCATCTGgaaacccacacacagataccaCCACAAGAAGCACCGGCGCAGTGGAGGCTCGGACGAACAGTCGGAGGAGCTCGCCTCTAAAGAGAAGAGGTCTGAATATTCGGAGGAAagtgaggagagggagaagcgCATCTGGAAGCCCACACACAGATACCACCACAAGAAGCACCGGCGGAGCGGAGAGCCTTCGGAAGAGGAGTCTGAAGAAATCACCTCTGAAGAGAAGCGATCCGAATCCTCAGAAGaaagtgaggagagagagaagcggatCTGGAAACCCACTCACAGGTACCACCACAAAAAGCACCGGCACACCAGAGGCCAGTCGGACGAAGAATTGGAGGAGCTGAGCTCTAAAGAGAAAAGGTCAGAGTTCTCCGAggagagtgaagagagagacAAGCGCATCTGGAAGCCCACGCACAGATACCACCACAAAAAGCACCGCCGCAGTGGGGAAtcctgggaggaggagaagaggagccaatcagatgaGGGCGAGGAGGACGAGAGGGTCAGACTAGGCCACGCGGAGAATAAGAGACACCATCCAGCCGAAATCTTTGAGGAGGTCCTCAAGCGGCATGGCATggaagaggacgaggaggaaggGCCAGAGCAGAGGCACCGCCCATCAAAGAAGAGAcacgaggaggaagaggaggaagagaagaggcACCTCGACAAAGAAGACGAACCTCGCCGAAATGAGGACGACGAAGAGGAGGAAGCGGAGAAAGAGGCAGCGATGAGGTACCTGCTGGCCAAGAAGAGGAGCGAAGAAGAGGGGCACCTCctcagcgaggaggaggaggaggcgatgGAGAAGAGGTCTCCCTGGGAGTACCGCGGCTACTACCACCCGGCCTGGTGGAAACGCGCGgccctggggggcggggccctgaggggcggggccccggaggcggaggaggaggagaggaggagctggtggagtGAGCGGCCAGCCCACCGCCCGCCAGAGAAGCGTCCGTACTCCGCCAGCCAGATGGACCAGCTCGCCAAACTCCTCAACTACAAGAAGGCCGAGCTGGCCGGCCTATCGGAGCCACAGGAGGAGAAGCGGACTCTGCACCAGAGGCCTCTCACCCCGGAGGAG gagaaggagctggagaacCTGGCAGCCATGGACGTGGAGCTTCAGAAAATAGCGGAGAAGATCCACGAGACGCAGAAGGACTGA